In the Candidatus Mycosynbacter amalyticus genome, one interval contains:
- a CDS encoding class F sortase, whose product MVTGLRIEQKSESHFGLWLSILLGAALVAACAWYGYRYYTTGEQPPVPVALAAANPEVDEADVTTVQTEGHKVAPNQPRYISIPSLGIDKARVLSVGTKANGELDTPHNIHDVGWYTKSATPGSGSSALLLDGHNGGPTKGGVFEKLPDMKEGDEITVERGDGQKFTYEVQEVKTLTLDDLNNGGMKRMSESASDIAEGLNLISCTGNWIPAQQTYDKRITIRAVAVE is encoded by the coding sequence ATGGTAACTGGACTGCGTATCGAACAAAAAAGCGAATCGCATTTCGGACTATGGCTCTCTATCTTACTCGGCGCAGCGCTAGTGGCTGCTTGTGCATGGTATGGCTATCGCTACTACACGACAGGTGAGCAGCCACCTGTGCCAGTCGCCCTGGCTGCGGCAAATCCAGAAGTCGACGAAGCAGATGTCACTACAGTACAGACAGAGGGTCACAAGGTTGCGCCAAATCAGCCGCGTTATATATCAATCCCGTCGCTCGGTATCGACAAAGCGAGGGTCTTGTCGGTAGGTACAAAAGCAAATGGCGAGCTCGATACACCGCATAACATTCACGACGTGGGTTGGTACACCAAATCCGCTACTCCGGGCAGCGGCAGTAGCGCATTGCTGCTCGACGGGCATAACGGCGGCCCTACAAAAGGCGGGGTGTTCGAGAAGCTGCCGGATATGAAAGAAGGCGACGAGATTACCGTAGAGCGCGGTGATGGCCAGAAGTTTACTTACGAAGTACAAGAGGTCAAGACTCTGACACTTGACGATCTCAATAACGGCGGCATGAAACGCATGTCCGAGTCGGCTAGTGATATAGCAGAAGGTCTCAATCTTATCAGTTGTACTGGCAACTGGATCCCCGCGCAGCAAACATATGATAAGCGTATTACTATTCGTGCCGTTGCGGTAGAGTAA
- the rplO gene encoding 50S ribosomal protein L15, with the protein MTKYNELNVSANKTKKRVGRGISAGGGKTAGRGTKGQKARTGKKLNAMFQGGSGPLAQRAPKNRGFKSFKAPAQVVYLDHLNAFKGKTADNMTLFEAGYVATPFHTVKVIARGELTEKVTLKVQAASASVQAAITKAGGTFEKVPTPIKQSAKAAEKAEK; encoded by the coding sequence ATGACTAAGTACAACGAACTCAACGTTTCTGCCAATAAGACAAAGAAGCGAGTCGGCCGAGGTATCTCTGCTGGCGGTGGTAAAACTGCTGGTCGTGGTACAAAGGGTCAGAAGGCTCGTACAGGCAAGAAGCTCAACGCTATGTTCCAGGGTGGCTCAGGCCCACTGGCGCAGCGCGCACCAAAAAACCGTGGCTTCAAGAGCTTCAAGGCTCCTGCACAAGTCGTCTACCTTGATCACCTCAACGCGTTCAAGGGTAAAACTGCCGATAACATGACTCTGTTTGAGGCGGGCTACGTAGCGACACCTTTTCACACTGTAAAGGTAATTGCTCGTGGTGAGCTGACAGAAAAGGTAACGCTCAAGGTGCAGGCTGCATCTGCGAGCGTACAGGCAGCTATCACCAAGGCTGGTGGTACATTTGAAAAAGTACCGACACCGATCAAACAGTCTGCTAAGGCTGCAGAAAAAGCCGAGAAATAG
- the secY gene encoding preprotein translocase subunit SecY, translated as MQKRFLIVLGLIAVYRFLAHIPVPLAEPSKLKDVISSFLSASDFGGFLNLLSGGALSQLSIVLVGLSPFITASIITQLLTKAVPKLEELHKDGESGRRKINQWTRLLTLPLAIIQSIAFIYILRQSVLAGNTTTLGAASITDWIVAVSAMTAGSMLLMWLGELITEQGIGNGISMLIFAGIISQMPQTLSTLWTSLIDTSQGTLSVFGWFAVPVNPTIFYVILALLSASLLLLYLLVKVNEAQRVITINYAKRVQGNSSYGGIKSVLPIKMIAAGVIPVIFAVAFLSLPAFVGQVLKSTGNPAYTETADKLITWFQAPNPGQFTGASAEAFIYPTLYFLLVILFTYFYTGIVFNSNEIAENLQKQGAFIEGVRPGLQTEKYLNKVVNRLVLFGSLVLGLIAITPFAVEYLLYNFTGISNANLAIGGTGLLIIVTVALESLRQINSRALMVTYDDYK; from the coding sequence ATGCAGAAGCGTTTCCTGATCGTACTTGGCCTTATCGCCGTGTATCGATTCCTCGCACATATTCCAGTGCCACTGGCAGAGCCGAGTAAGCTCAAAGACGTGATCTCGAGCTTCTTGTCTGCAAGCGACTTCGGAGGCTTCCTGAATCTACTGTCTGGTGGTGCACTCAGCCAGCTCTCGATCGTGCTGGTTGGTCTGAGTCCATTCATTACCGCGAGTATCATTACTCAGTTGCTTACAAAGGCAGTGCCAAAGCTTGAGGAACTTCACAAGGACGGTGAATCTGGTCGCCGCAAGATCAATCAGTGGACACGTCTTTTGACATTACCACTTGCGATCATACAATCGATTGCCTTCATCTACATTCTTCGACAGTCTGTCCTAGCGGGCAACACTACTACGCTTGGTGCTGCCTCTATTACGGATTGGATAGTGGCGGTGAGCGCTATGACTGCTGGGTCTATGTTGCTGATGTGGCTGGGTGAGCTTATTACCGAGCAGGGTATCGGCAATGGTATTAGTATGCTCATCTTCGCTGGTATCATTAGCCAGATGCCACAGACACTGTCTACGCTGTGGACATCATTGATCGATACCTCTCAGGGTACACTGAGTGTTTTTGGATGGTTCGCCGTGCCGGTCAACCCGACGATCTTCTACGTCATATTGGCGCTACTTTCAGCATCGCTGCTACTGCTATATCTGCTTGTGAAGGTGAACGAAGCCCAGCGCGTCATCACGATTAACTACGCCAAGCGTGTACAAGGTAACAGCAGCTATGGAGGTATCAAAAGTGTGCTGCCTATCAAGATGATTGCTGCGGGCGTGATTCCTGTCATCTTCGCAGTTGCATTCCTCAGCCTACCGGCGTTTGTGGGGCAGGTCCTTAAATCTACTGGTAATCCAGCGTATACCGAAACAGCCGACAAGCTTATCACTTGGTTCCAAGCTCCAAACCCAGGTCAATTCACAGGTGCATCCGCTGAGGCGTTTATCTACCCAACACTGTACTTCCTGCTTGTCATCCTATTCACGTATTTCTACACGGGTATTGTGTTCAACAGCAACGAGATTGCCGAAAACCTGCAAAAGCAAGGTGCGTTCATCGAAGGTGTGCGACCTGGCCTGCAGACAGAGAAGTATCTGAATAAGGTAGTCAATCGCCTTGTGCTCTTCGGCTCGCTCGTGCTTGGCCTCATTGCTATCACGCCGTTTGCGGTAGAGTATCTGCTGTATAATTTCACAGGTATATCCAACGCAAATCTTGCAATCGGCGGTACGGGACTGCTCATCATCGTCACAGTCGCACTCGAAAGCCTGCGCCAGATCAACAGTCGCGCGCTCATGGTTACCTACGACGACTACAAATAA
- the rplF gene encoding 50S ribosomal protein L6, which yields MSRIGKLPIEIPSGVTITVDSEVIKVTASKGELTVPHLSDVTVTVEDGVATVTRNNEERVARAQHGLQRALLNNAVVGVTKGFEKKLEVNGVGFRVATQGNTLEMSLGFSHPVKYTAPAGVTVSNDKMVISVSGIDKQQVGQVAAEIRALKKPEPYKGKGIKYVDEVILRKAGKAGK from the coding sequence ATGAGTCGAATCGGAAAACTACCAATTGAGATTCCATCAGGCGTGACAATCACGGTCGACTCAGAAGTGATCAAGGTCACAGCTAGCAAAGGCGAGCTGACCGTACCACATCTGAGCGACGTAACCGTGACTGTTGAAGATGGTGTTGCTACCGTAACCCGTAACAACGAAGAGCGTGTCGCTCGTGCCCAGCACGGTTTGCAGCGCGCACTTCTCAACAACGCTGTAGTAGGCGTGACAAAAGGTTTCGAGAAAAAACTCGAAGTCAACGGTGTCGGCTTCCGCGTAGCTACACAGGGCAACACGCTCGAAATGAGTCTCGGCTTTAGCCACCCCGTCAAATACACTGCACCAGCGGGCGTGACGGTATCAAATGACAAGATGGTGATCAGCGTGAGCGGCATCGACAAACAGCAAGTTGGTCAGGTCGCTGCGGAAATCCGTGCTCTTAAGAAGCCTGAGCCGTACAAGGGCAAGGGTATTAAATATGTCGACGAAGTGATCCTTCGAAAAGCAGGAAAGGCTGGTAAGTAA
- the rplR gene encoding 50S ribosomal protein L18, with protein sequence MADLAKKALNKSLRKGRVRAKVTGTAERPRLTVTISNVHVSAQLIDDVAGHTLAAATTVGAKATGSKTELAAKVGTDIAKKAKKAKVTAVVFDRNGRQYAGRLSALADAARKEGLEF encoded by the coding sequence ATGGCAGATCTCGCTAAAAAAGCACTGAACAAGTCACTTCGTAAAGGCCGTGTCCGCGCCAAGGTTACCGGCACCGCTGAACGTCCACGCCTCACTGTTACTATCAGCAATGTGCACGTAAGCGCACAGCTGATCGACGACGTTGCGGGTCATACGCTTGCTGCTGCGACAACCGTCGGCGCCAAAGCAACCGGTAGCAAAACTGAACTAGCAGCAAAAGTTGGTACAGACATTGCCAAAAAAGCAAAGAAAGCTAAAGTAACCGCAGTTGTGTTCGATCGCAATGGCCGCCAGTACGCTGGTCGCCTCAGCGCACTCGCCGACGCTGCACGTAAAGAAGGATTGGAGTTCTAG
- the rpsH gene encoding 30S ribosomal protein S8, whose protein sequence is MSMQTTDPIADLLTRIRNAKMVGKTEVRVPASNMKEVIAKKLAKSGYLADVKREAGKPRDTLVITINKAGENSTINEITRLSKPGRRVYVKADEIPRVKSGRGIVLVSTSQGVITGQEAVKARLGGELLLKVY, encoded by the coding sequence ATGTCTATGCAAACTACAGATCCAATCGCCGACCTCTTGACTCGCATTCGTAACGCGAAAATGGTTGGCAAAACAGAAGTCCGCGTACCTGCAAGCAACATGAAAGAAGTCATCGCGAAGAAGCTGGCCAAAAGCGGCTACCTCGCAGACGTCAAACGTGAAGCTGGCAAACCACGTGACACACTTGTTATCACTATCAACAAAGCCGGTGAAAACAGCACTATCAACGAGATTACACGCCTCAGCAAGCCTGGTCGTCGTGTCTATGTGAAAGCCGACGAGATTCCACGCGTCAAATCTGGCCGCGGTATCGTTCTGGTGAGTACATCGCAAGGTGTGATCACTGGCCAAGAAGCTGTCAAAGCTCGCCTCGGCGGTGAACTCCTGCTCAAGGTATACTAG
- the infA gene encoding translation initiation factor IF-1 — translation MASQKEVIKMTGKVVEALPGTKFKVELENGHTIIAHISGKMRKHYIRLVPGDRVEVEMTPYDLTQGRISFRLRDEPVRTAA, via the coding sequence ATGGCGAGTCAAAAGGAAGTAATTAAGATGACAGGAAAGGTAGTGGAAGCACTGCCTGGTACTAAATTCAAGGTAGAACTTGAGAATGGCCATACAATTATCGCTCACATCAGCGGCAAGATGCGCAAGCATTATATCCGTCTGGTACCAGGCGATAGAGTGGAAGTAGAGATGACCCCGTATGATCTCACACAGGGCCGTATCAGCTTCCGACTGCGAGATGAACCTGTGCGCACAGCCGCGTAG
- the rpsE gene encoding 30S ribosomal protein S5: protein MADAQAPATTTPRSDNRGRGPQRGGRRDDRRNAADAAPKEFEEVVINIDRVARVVKGGRRFRFKALVVVGNRKDKVGVGVSKGQDVQTAIAKATDVAKKNLITVPIANETIPHDAEVKVSGAQVLIKPAAPGTGIIAGGVVRQVIGVTGVRNLLSKSLGSTNKVNIAYATIDALKTLVPRDQWLNAPKKAAKKADKEETK, encoded by the coding sequence ATGGCTGACGCACAAGCACCAGCAACTACTACCCCTCGCTCAGACAACCGCGGTCGCGGTCCTCAGCGTGGTGGTCGTCGCGATGACCGACGAAACGCAGCCGATGCTGCGCCGAAAGAATTTGAAGAAGTAGTGATCAACATCGACCGCGTGGCCCGTGTGGTCAAAGGCGGCCGTCGCTTCCGCTTCAAGGCGCTTGTCGTAGTGGGTAACCGCAAAGACAAGGTCGGCGTTGGCGTGAGTAAAGGACAAGATGTCCAGACTGCTATCGCAAAAGCAACTGATGTAGCAAAGAAAAATCTCATCACTGTGCCTATCGCAAATGAGACGATTCCACATGATGCAGAAGTGAAGGTAAGTGGCGCACAAGTCCTCATCAAGCCAGCTGCACCTGGTACCGGCATTATCGCCGGTGGTGTAGTGCGACAGGTAATTGGTGTAACTGGTGTACGTAACTTGCTCTCGAAGAGCCTGGGCAGCACCAACAAGGTCAACATCGCCTACGCAACTATCGATGCGCTCAAGACACTTGTTCCCCGAGACCAGTGGCTGAACGCTCCAAAAAAGGCTGCTAAAAAAGCAGACAAAGAGGAGACTAAATAA
- the rpmJ gene encoding 50S ribosomal protein L36, with translation MKVRASVKKISPDDQLVRRKGRLRVINKKKPKNKQRQG, from the coding sequence ATGAAAGTTCGTGCGAGTGTGAAAAAAATCAGCCCAGATGACCAGTTGGTACGCCGTAAAGGCCGCCTCCGTGTCATCAACAAGAAAAAACCTAAGAATAAGCAAAGGCAGGGT
- a CDS encoding nucleoside 2-deoxyribosyltransferase domain-containing protein: MIERLYTPPHYPDIHDNKPSVFLAGPVQGASDWQTPLARQLLGARDDIVVMSPRRTEDDQKKFDADEQKLWEFTTRDYTRQLGVTAFWWAAQDASIPYKTSRAYAQTSRIELGGAIGWRTYDMSIPIVVGFDQNYEKMGGGSESYIRSLCRDRGIIVVDTTEDLESEILQEVEKLCES; the protein is encoded by the coding sequence ATGATAGAGAGATTGTATACTCCTCCGCACTACCCAGATATTCATGATAACAAGCCGTCAGTATTCCTCGCCGGTCCTGTACAGGGAGCATCGGATTGGCAAACACCGCTTGCGCGTCAACTGCTAGGCGCAAGAGATGACATTGTTGTCATGTCTCCACGAAGAACCGAAGATGACCAAAAGAAGTTTGATGCTGATGAGCAGAAACTCTGGGAGTTTACGACAAGAGATTATACGAGACAATTAGGCGTGACCGCATTTTGGTGGGCTGCGCAAGATGCTTCTATTCCCTATAAAACCAGTCGTGCATATGCGCAGACTAGCCGCATTGAGCTTGGTGGGGCGATAGGCTGGCGAACGTACGACATGTCGATCCCGATAGTGGTAGGCTTTGATCAAAACTACGAAAAAATGGGTGGAGGTAGTGAGAGCTACATAAGAAGCCTCTGTAGAGACCGTGGAATTATTGTTGTTGATACAACGGAGGATCTCGAGTCAGAAATTTTGCAAGAGGTTGAAAAGTTGTGCGAATCGTAA